The window CGCTCAAACCCCAGTCTTCTTTGTGTTTGCAAGGCAAGTTTGGACATTCCACTCCGCAGCCCATTGTGATTAAATAATCTACCTCTTTGGGAATATCAAAAATTGTTTTTGGAAATTGAGTTGAGATGTCAATCCCCTTTTCTTTCATAACCTCAATTGCCAAAGGATTGACTTTGTCTGCTATCTCTGTACCTGCACTAAAGACTTCAATTAAATCTTTGCCATAGTAGCGAGCAAAACCTTCTGCCATCTGGCTTCGACAGGAATTCCCAACACACACAAAAGCAACTTTTGGTTTCATACCTATGGCATCTCCTTTCTTTTTTTTAACCTTTTGTAAAAGTTTTATTAGCTTCTTCTGTTGCTTTTTCACAGCTAAATCCATTTTTATTTTCTTCCTTTAGCTTCTTCAAATCACTTTTGAAAGGCTCTTCAGATGAAAATTTTGTCTTCAAAAACTCACAAAGCTCACCATATTCTCTGCAAAACTCATCAGATACGCGATAATAAATCCACTGAGATGTTTTTCTGTAAGAAACAATTCCCCTCATTTTTAGTACCTGAAGATGTCTTGAAACATTTGACTGAGTAAGCCCTAAGACCTTTTCAATCTCACACACGCAAAGTTCATTTCCTAAAAGAAGATTCAAAATCCTAAGCCTATTTTGGTCGCCCAATGCTTTGAAAATTTCAGCAAGTTTCATATCTTTCACTCTTCTCTTTCCATGATTATATTCAAATTTAATCATATAATATCACATTGTTAAGAGTTTGTCAATAAAAATTATGTGAATTAATTATCCCACTAAATTCAGTACATAGCAAAAGTATTCTAAGCCTTATCACATCCTGTTAGAATCAAAATTGTAAAACTTCTATTAGAGAAATCTAAGTATGTTTGTAAACTGCAGGAAATGGTTATAAAAGATGCCCAAATTTTAGTACCTGAAAAGATTGGGTTAAATGTTTGTTACAAACTTAAAAATGAAAATGTAAAAAAATTATTTGAAGTTGCAAAAATCCTGGCATATTTTGTATTGGAAGAATTACAATCAGAAGCGATTGAAATGCATGTCACCATTGGAGTATCGCAACCATCTCCTTGGTATATCAAGATAATAAAGGTAGCACCAACCGCTGTGCTTGGTGCTACCTGAAAAAATTTTTATTTTATTATTTTCTCTGTCTACTTGACAGGGGGCAGTTCATTTCTTCCCTGACAGCCTTCAAGTTTGCTATTCAAACAGGGCGTCAATAAACTCTCTTGGATTAAATTCTTGGAGGTCGTCTATTTTTTCACCAACACCAATGAATTTCACAGGAATTTTTAGCTCATCACAGATAGAAACAACAATTCCACCTTTTGCTGTACCATCAAGCTTGGTAAGAACAATTCCTGAAATGTTTACTGCTTGGTTAAATTCCTTTGCTTGAATGAGTCCATTTTGACCAGTTGCAGCATCAATCACAAGCAATGTTTCTTTTTCAGCATCTGGCATTTGCTGATTTATCACACGGTCAATCTTTTTAAGCTCTTCAATCAGATTTTTCTTTGTATGAAGTCTTCCTGCTGTGTCAACAATCAAAACATCAGCCCTTCTTGCTTTCATTGCTTGAATGCTATCAAACACAACTGCTGCAGGGTCAGCACCCTCAACGTGTTTTATAATATCACATCCAACCCTTTTTGCCCAAATCTCAAGCTGGTCAATTGCAGCTGCTCTGAAAGTATCTGCTGCTGCAATGATAACCTTTTTGCCATTTGACTTGAGAAGGTTTGCAATCTTGCCAATTGAGGTTGTCTTTCCGACCCCATTGACACCAACCATGAGAATGATTAGCGGATATCTTTCCTTTAATTTATTCGGCAAGTTTATGATATTGAACATCTCTTCTTTTAAAAGTTCTTTTACAGCCTGGCTATCTGAAATCTTGTTCTTTTTAACTTTTTCTTTGAGGTTTTCTATAATTTTTTGAGATGTTCTTACACCAACATCAGATAGTACTAAAACCTCTTCAAGCTCATCAAATAACTCATCATCCACCTGTTTGAATGCTTTTAACAAATTTTCAACCTTTTCAGTAAAATTTTTCTTTGTCTTTGAAAGTCCTTCTCTTAATCTATCGAAAAGCCCCATTTCTCATCATCCTTTCTATATTTTTTCTAACTTGAGTGACAGCACCTTTGACACA is drawn from Caldicellulosiruptor naganoensis and contains these coding sequences:
- a CDS encoding arsenate reductase ArsC; translated protein: MKPKVAFVCVGNSCRSQMAEGFARYYGKDLIEVFSAGTEIADKVNPLAIEVMKEKGIDISTQFPKTIFDIPKEVDYLITMGCGVECPNLPCKHKEDWGLSDPAGKPIEEFRKIRDEIENKVLDLIERVKKEYYGDEK
- a CDS encoding ArsR/SmtB family transcription factor; the protein is MKLAEIFKALGDQNRLRILNLLLGNELCVCEIEKVLGLTQSNVSRHLQVLKMRGIVSYRKTSQWIYYRVSDEFCREYGELCEFLKTKFSSEEPFKSDLKKLKEENKNGFSCEKATEEANKTFTKG
- the ftsY gene encoding signal recognition particle-docking protein FtsY, which codes for MGLFDRLREGLSKTKKNFTEKVENLLKAFKQVDDELFDELEEVLVLSDVGVRTSQKIIENLKEKVKKNKISDSQAVKELLKEEMFNIINLPNKLKERYPLIILMVGVNGVGKTTSIGKIANLLKSNGKKVIIAAADTFRAAAIDQLEIWAKRVGCDIIKHVEGADPAAVVFDSIQAMKARRADVLIVDTAGRLHTKKNLIEELKKIDRVINQQMPDAEKETLLVIDAATGQNGLIQAKEFNQAVNISGIVLTKLDGTAKGGIVVSICDELKIPVKFIGVGEKIDDLQEFNPREFIDALFE